The following is a genomic window from Carassius gibelio isolate Cgi1373 ecotype wild population from Czech Republic chromosome B20, carGib1.2-hapl.c, whole genome shotgun sequence.
tattaaaggaatagttcaaatgCAGAACGATATATTAAGCCAGCAATAATTCCGTTCGTAAACACGttattcctatttttttttagtttaagaaAAAGATTTTGAACATGCATGTTCTATTAAAGCGCCATTATTAATGAATTAACATCAGAGCCCAAAGAGTAGACAAAAACTGattgctaataaataaataaataaaagcaactcGCAAATCTTGGTGTAACGAGAATTAAAGAAGGCTGTAGCCTAAAGGACTTGTACATTTTTTAGCCTACGTCATATGGTGAAAGCAAAGTAATATGGGTTTTAAAGAATTAAAGTAGGCTAATGGATTGTTAATATAAACGAATGGGCTTTCACAGTCCACCATCATTCAGTTTATGATGCAGACATTTGGATAATATTCGCTTTATGGTGTATTCTgtataaagtaattatttataGCTTTAGCAATATTCTTCTGGGAGCCAGCATTTCTTGAGAAtatgagtttttgtgcatttctCTGAGATTGTACATGCTTAAATGTGGCAGCACAACATGAAGTTATGAAGGGCTTTTCAGAAATACCGAATATTTGAGGCTTAGGCCATGGCACCTTCCTCCTCTTggtttataaaaatatgaaaacctGATACTAAGAACCTGTGTATTATTTCATACAGGATCTTTGTGTTTTCCCCCCAGATTGTTTCTTGCTTTCTAAGCAGAGTTTAATTTACTGTACAAGTTTAATTTTCTTGTGTCCACAGCAGAGGacattaggtgtgtgtgtgtgtgtgtgtgtgtgtgtgtgttcatctccTGGGGAGACACTACAGATTAATTACATAGCGTACTATTTAAAAAATTTCCCTATGAAATAAGATACTTCTATGAAACTTATTtcggtattatttttattaacagttGCTGCCAAAATCatgttattatataaaaaagacaagGTTGTGAACTATAACTTATTATAACCAAcgttaaataaatcataaataaataaaataattataatatcattCATATAGCCTAAAATCCTTCTATTATCACACGtcttattcaacattttatgcaGTACCATTATATATAGGCCTAAGTTCGTCTCTCTTTTTTACAACACTAATTTTGTCATGTGTTTATTAAGCCCCAaacactaaaaaacaaacaaataaataaataaatggccatATGCGTCATTCATATGGGACACGTCCCggacaggattttaatattgcccaaaatatccaggttttggattttttgcactgtgcaggtcgaTTTTTGTgtgacattcatgagagctagAGAGAGTAGACGGCTCCTTATGTTTTCGGATAGCTCTGGCACTTACTttggtgtcttttttttatttttagcagcgACTCTTCAAGTCAACCGAACGaacatatttgcatcgctttgatcgttGCCTGTAGAGCTCACCTTCTCACGcccagccccacgattggtcgattatgtagcCTACAATACCTGCATTATTGGTCGAACTGCTTTggatgttttatgcaatattaaaatcctggccgtgacgtgtcccgtatgaacggggCATGTGGCtcccacataaataaataaataaataaataagaagatgTTTTTGGTGGGTCTCAGAATGACATTGCCTACTGGACATTCAAGTCACGtcattttttttgtcactttgttATTGTAATTTCCTCATTCTATTCAGAAACATTACTGGTAATGATTGGTTTCATGCAGTTATTTCAGAAATTTGCTTCAAGTAGTAGCTCAATGGGTCGAATGAGAGTTTGCAATAAcaagttgttttttttcacaaatatttcattttgagagttgtgtttttgtgtgcggTCTTCACTTTCACTACAGCCTCATCAGTAAGCTATTCATCTCTATATTTTGCTACTGAGATAAAGTTTGCCACAGAAGACCTAGACCAGAGAGCTCTCAATACAGTATTTAAAAACGGGTCTATTGACATTGAAGTCATGCAGCACTGCCCCCTGCTGGTTTGGATGTTTGAAATTGCCAAAAGtaagtataaataaatactaataataacatcAGCATTTTGTtatgacaatataaatattttaaataataataaatattaataatttctgtttttacaaTGAGTGTGATAATGTGCACAAAAACGTTCATCCTCAGAAATAACAATCTTCACTCTGTATTTTCATAaaacaaacctttttttattaaacatatattttttgttctcGTGATTTAAGAAGGGTTGTACAGAAGTGGTGGGTCTCAGACCCAGTTGGCCCTTGACCTCACATTAGCACAGAGTATAGTGCTGTGGCGCAGTGGGCACGAGGGTCTGGTTACATGTGCTTCACAGTCTGCTGTGCTTCACTAAATGTCACACTTTGAAACCTCCAGAAAAAGTCAGGGGTCAGGTTCTTTAATAAGCCCACTTCTGCAGGGTTCCTCCTTTTTCCATGAGCTGTCTTTTTCAGAATTTATGAACATCTtcactgtttttaaaaacacaaactgaAAATAGCTGTCTTGTGGAGTGTGAATctattattagattagattagattagattcaactttattgtcactgcacatgtaggtacaaggcaacgaaatgcagttagcatctaaccagaagtgcaataagcagtaagtacagaataaaggtctataatatgtacaataactatacaggtaagtattatggacataatttacagatattaaatactatatgcacgatatacagataggtgtactatgaacatactatacagatggattatgtaaaagtgtatgtacactataggcagaactatgaacataatttacagtattgcaatggacagtaaagtgcatagaaaatattacaatgtgcaaatggattatacagtgttcctggatgaacagacagtagtgcaggTAATAAgttactgtttttgcttgttgtgaataaataaataaatcagtcagagtgttgaagagggggaggagtctatgtgtggtgtggggggtgttgaggggtgtcagagggcagagttcagcaaggagacagctttagggaaaaagctgttcctgaatcttgtggtccttgtccggaggctcctgaaacgcctcccggagggcagggggttaaacagtccgtggtcagggtgagaggagtccttcagaatgctgcgagctcgacgtagacagcgtttcctctggatgtcctcaagagcaggaagtggtgtccctgtgatgcgctgggcagttttcaccaccctctgcagtgccttgcggtcagccactgaacagttcccataccagactgtgatgcaactagtcaggatgctctcgatcgcacaccggtagaagttaaccaggatggatgaagacagctggttcttcttcagtgtcctgaggaagaaaaggcgctggtgagccttcttgaccaggctggaggtgtttgtggcccaggacagttcctccgagatggtggttcccaggaacttgaagctggagacacgttcaacagccagcccgttaatgtggatggggtcatgcgtgcttccattcttcttcctgaagtccacaatgagctccttggtcttattggtgttatttattcttattattacgTCCTTCATATCTGCTaaaccatttaaaacaattatgatTTTGATGTACTTTTCTCATATGTAATATTTGGTTGACTTCATTCGCACTGAATGACCGTTCCTTGTACTTTACATTCTTTTGGTGAAACTGGAGAGCAAATTAAAAGGAAGGTGTTTTCTTCTCTTCGGCGCCTTTTGTTATAAAGGATGAAAAGAGCTTTAAGGACGCCCAAAAAACATCCCATTCACGCTACAAGGAGATGGAgtgacatattttgtatttaaataatacaaaaaagcaACATAACACCGCTTCCCATGAAACGCATGTAGTCTGCCAAGGGGAAATAGGGGACATGAAACACACGTCCCTCTTTCTTGCGCCCACCAGTTCTTTGCTTAGAGCCCCAGACAATAGTGCTTTCTTAACCTTCAGTATACCAGGAGGCGTCATCTGATACCTGGCAATCAGATAATCTGGTGCCCTAGGCGACAGGGTCACCTTTGGGCAGGTAACAATAGATTCTTTACCCAGTGTGCTTTTATGTCTCCTCCTTTGTGCGAGGGAGCAAATCCTACCTGGGCGCCATTCAATTAGCGCTGACTCACACGGACTGGTGTAGACAACTGTGTGTCAAGAGAAGGAAATGTTCTCACGCCAGTAAACTGACTTTGGCTCCTACTGTCACACTTTTATAAGCAATCAAAGTTTGCATAAATACCTGTCTCATTAATATAATTACCTGCTGTCTTATTGCATTATACACTACAATATCTAGATATGGAAGAACAGAGAATGCCCTGTTTAGTAATACTAAGAAGAGAGTATATATCTTTTATCACCTTTTCATAATCTACCAAATGATGAGCCTGTGTTTTGCCATAGACTTCGAGCCAAAAGTCTATTCCTGCCAGATCATGTGAGGACGGTTCAGGAAATCTAATAAGGATATGTAACTTCTCCTCATATACGCTGGCTTTTTGGATGACCTTTACTTTGAGTAATGTCATGACAGGTACCATATGACACTTTAAGAGTGAGCAGGGGCTTATTCAGCTGCCAGGCTTTGGCTAGAGATCACAGAGGATGCCCCTGGTGAGAACACAAGCTTGATCTCCACCATGCTGCATATGTGTTCGTCCATGCATTACTAATGTCTGAGATCACCGCCAGCCATCCAGGGGGTCCAAGTTGTAGCCTGATCTGGTTAAATGGATAGAGTCTTGGATGTCCTTTAGACAGACATCACACCTGCCATTGGTTAAAAACATATAGCTGACTTACCTGGTGCTTCCAATAAGAGATGATTCACTGGACGTGATGTCATTCCCTTTACTTATTGAATTATCAGGCTTAGGACTCTAATGTGAAACAATGGTGTCAGTGACATAGACAACCCTTGGATCATTCATTATAtatgtacaaatataaatatttaatagggTGGAAGGGTTTAGAAAAATAGGTTTCTTTAAAGCAGGACTGACGTTTTAAGTTTTCTTGTGGTTCTTGCAGTATGTACAGAGCTCATGTTTGGTGTAAAGGTTTggtcacattagcaaaatttCATGGCTGAATAAATGCAAATTTGTATATTATGCACAGCTCATACAGAATTCACTTTTAAACCAAGCAGCTTGCTCTAGGTAAACAAATTTGGATGACTAACTTGAACCTATTGCGAAATCGGTGTGAGGAATCTTTCTCCCTCATGCAAAATTCCCAATTTGAATTGAAATTGTTACTGTAATTTGCTAATGAAAATTCGCCGAACTACtgtaaatgtgactgcaccttatGAAGCTCACAGATTTTCTAATGCTAAAGGAAATGAAAAACACGTCCAAATCATTATAAAACAGTTgtcacacaaataaacaaaaacaaacactcgtACTTCAGTTATTCCTGATGAATTCTTGAAAACAAATGGCTTGTTTTCTAAGCTAGCTTCCTAGTATATTAACAGTTCAGGAGGAAGGCACATGTGAACAGTTGCACTAATGTCAAGATTATATACTAAGAAATGTCTATATTGGGATGCGTAGAAAGAGAGTTTGAATAAAAAATTCTGTAACCTAAAAGTCCAACATAACAAATAACCTTTATCAAATTTGCATCATCACACTCAAAGAACTTAAATACAAAAaaccacaaacaacaacaaaaaaggcatctgtgcttaaaaaaaaaatcttgttaaaacaaaataatcactACAAAGCTGCATTTTTTGATTCAGAGCACATTTGTGCTTTTTAACTGGTCTTTTCATACATTTGGTGAGAGTAAAGACAGTGTATGTAAATAATCTTCAGGTGCTCAGTGCATTGCCTGGTTCATTCTGCAGCCCTCTTAGTGCAAGTTGGGATATCTGAGGACAGGAAGGCACTGTTTGCATTTTATATCCATCATCAGGGTTCATTTAAAAATTCTTTGTGCTTACAGGGTCCGTAAGGGCACAATGCGGCATGACAAAACCAGTGAAATGCAGCTCTTCGTTGCTAATGATATTATCATAGATCACTTCCATCATCATCCATCTGTACAGTCTGCAGCTTGGCCAGCTCTTTCCCTTCCATGTCCAGATCACCACAAACAACCCTGACTGGGCCTTCTCCTGCCCTAGACACAACTTGCAGGCTGTTGGGCAGCTGAAGATCTTGAGACCTGTAGTCTGAAGACAGGGCTACACTGTCCTCTTGGATGCCACGTCCAGCTTGATTCAGAGTGTGGTGTACCCCAGTGCCCGAGAGGGCAGAGGTGACCGTGGCTGTGATGGTAGGGGGAAGTGAACCACCGGtagaggaagaagaaaggaaaagGGAGGCTGTGTAGCCCAGGTTGCTGTCTTGGTCCAGGGACATTTCAGAAGGATAAGTGTAGCTTCCAGACACATCCAAAGGCTCCTGCTTCACAGTTTGGGTATAAAGAAGGGTTTGGCTCAAGTGTTGAGGAGAGTCACTGACCACGTTCCCCAAAGGAGCAGAGCCTGTATGGGGGATGAAGAAGAAGATTCAATTTAGTAAAGGTAGCTCTCCATGTCTGGTAAGCTTAAGAAATTATTGAATATGTGCGATGTGTCACACTCTTAATAATAGTTAGAAGTTACAGTGAGTTGTTTGTGGAGAAATGCAATGAAagcaattcatttaattttttcaaataaccTTGAACTTTTGATATATATTGTTTTAGTTGCACATTATGTTCTTTATGACAGTCTCAGATGTCAAATTCTGTCAGTTCGCAAAATTCGCAAAAACTGCTCTTCCACTTTACTAAAACTTATAGcactaaataaacatgaatgaacatcagaagataTGTTAAAACAACTTAACTGAAATATATAATCTCTCATGTAATaactcaatcagtgtttcaaccacGGAAAAGGTCTATAAAACTGTTTGTGTCACATGTTTACCTCAGGAAAGTGTTCATAGCGAGtagttagaaataaaaaaatatttaagagaaGAGCATATTGcaaaatatcattaaatattacaaatgcattatattttacataacacctctttgatgaattaaatattttatgtctgAATACATCTAATTCTGTCAAAAAGTTTAGTTTATATTCTTTGGAGGCTATATTCTCACAAAGGGGGTAGCTAATGAAACATAATAATGAAATCATTATAAAGCAGAGaatttcctttttaattcattGCCTAAAACTAAAAAACATCAAGTTCAAACCGACTCCAAGAAAAACTATGGAGCAGCTCGCGTATAGTGCTGTACTTCAAGGTAACCCTAAACACTTTGGCCGGGACATCAACCCTTCCCAGTTGAATACaatgttcttttcttttagtTGGCAATAGCCGCTTGTAACAACTCAACTAAGAATGGATGAGAGAGAAAGGACAGAGGTGTGATCTGTTTATCCAAATAGGACTTCTTCATTGTTATCTCAAGAGGTTTGCTTCTGTCCCTCTCCgtttcttttatttcattcttttggTCAATATCTCTTTGTACCTCTCTTGCTTTCTTTTCTTCACAACTTTTCTCGTGAACTGTTAAATGAAACAcctttttcattttctgtttgcGGTTGGACTTGCTATGATTTCCTTGTAACTCTAGAATGTGGTTCTTGGCACATGTCTCTTGCAGTGACAGCTTTTGGCTTTCGGCCAGCCACTTTTCTTCCATTAGGCTTGCACAAATGTCTGATAAATAATCACAGTGCCCAAACCCCTTCGCCCCCACTTCATACTGGCTCACTTTCTGAAACTAGAACCAAGTTTTCTACAAGTCTTCTTTAGCTTCCCGCAGACATTGCTTGTGGGAGGGGGTTGTTGTATAGAGGGGGTCAGGATTATATTTTCTTTCCATCTGACTTATAAGGTTTACTCAGTCCTGTTTTGTCATTTGGACGACTATGCAGAAGAATAATCTGAAACCATATCTCACAAGTTTTGACTTCATAGACAAAGTGGTGCTGCAAGGAAATTTCTATTGTTTCTTTGTATTTGTGAGGCACTGGAGATCAAACTTTGTGTTTTTATGAAGACATGTTTTATTGAAATGCCTTGAAAATTATGGGCACAAGGAAACAGGGTTTTTGGCTAAACAATTTTAATAACATCTTTTTCTTGCTGGATCGTTTGGGCTCAACTGTTTTCCTTCTAAATCAAAAGTTCAGCCAGGGGTGGGTTTGTTTTTATGTGGCTCGTAAACTGCATATTAAAGGATAAAACagacgagagagagaggagcagaaTGCAGCTAGCCTTGCTGTTATTGATGTGGCCATAAAATATTCATGGAAAGAACCATTAGTGAGTTGTTAGGGCCATGGAGGGGAGGTGGGGACCGTGTTGAGAGACTGTGTTTGGTATGATCCTCTAGCTAGTTGACCTGGACCCCCACATGCCTCTCACAACTTCACCCACAATGCACTCAACTGCCCGTGACCCACAAGGCTTTCTTGCAAAACCTCTGCTCTTTTGCACTGAGCTCTGCGGTCACTTTTGGCAAGCTTAACCACATAAATGTTCAGTGACAGTATTCTCCAAAGTGATGATGTAATTACTCTGGCTCTCATGAGCTCACTAGAAGTGCTCGGACTACTTTAGATATTGGTGTTATTGTATCTTCAAAAACATATGCTTGCGACAAAGAGGCTCAAACCAGCCATTTTGAACTGGAAGTGTAAGGAAAACATTATGAATATACCCAATTTACAGAAAGaaataacccaaaaatgaaaaaaaatgtggtCAGTAATTAcccactctcatgttgttccaaatctgtaagtTAAAGGCATCCAAAACAACACTAAACCCCAAAGACATGTATTACATACACAAAATatcttttcttttgtgttctgaagaagaaagtagtcatacaggtttggaagaacatgaaAGTTAGTGAATTCTGACAGACTTTTGGTGAACTGTCTCAATATATCTAATAAATGGCCTCCTACCGTGAGTGGATGATGTTGTGGATGGGGGCATCATTAAGGGAGGAAGCCCCATGGTGGTTTCACTTCCAGGGAGACTGACCACACTGTAACTGCTGAGATGAAGGCCTCCTGAGGTAGTGGATGGAGTGGAGGGGGCTGAAGCGAAGGAGACCACTGAAGAAATGACTCCATCTTCAGCATTGGAAACCAGAGTCTGCATGGCCTCCAGCTTTCCAGAGGCAGTTTCAGAAACCCCCATTGAGAACGGAGCATAAGACACAGAAGACCCACTTAACAGCCTCTCCTGACCGTGATGGGAGACCCTCTGGGGATCAAAGGTCAAGAAATGGCCACTCGTGGTGCCAAGTCCATTCAGGAGAGCATTGCTACTGTGTGACTGAACGTAGGCTCCACCGTTAATGTAGTGAGCATTCACATTCGCTAGATCGCCATTAAAATTCATTCCTCCAGCCACATGTGAAGGCATTTTGACATCTCCAATTTGTTGGATGACTGTGGTTCCTCCATCCAAGTAAACTGTAGGGGGGGCTGTTCCGTGTGTGACTAAACTAGAAGAGCCGCTAGAGAGGGGACGTGGTGACAAGTCCTCCTGGCCTTTACTGCACTCATCTTCTGTACTATGATTGCCATCTGACTCACTGAAAAAAAgaac
Proteins encoded in this region:
- the LOC127983367 gene encoding homeobox protein SIX4-like, with product MCCLKPRGVTYQDALKMSSSSSEVISADEIKRETRGGVKLSVLDPAEMPMENAELLDCSPASLAFSPEQVACVCEALLQGGNVERLARFLWSLPQSDLLRGNESILKAQAIVAFHQARYQELYCILENHSFSQPNHSSLQDMWYKARYIEAEKARGRPLGAVDKYRLRRKYPLPRTIWDGEETVYCFKERSRNALKEMYKRNRYPSPAEKRNLAKMTGLSLTQVSNWFKNRRQRDRNPSEAQSKSESDGNHSTEDECSKGQEDLSPRPLSSGSSSLVTHGTAPPTVYLDGGTTVIQQIGDVKMPSHVAGGMNFNGDLANVNAHYINGGAYVQSHSSNALLNGLGTTSGHFLTFDPQRVSHHGQERLLSGSSVSYAPFSMGVSETASGKLEAMQTLVSNAEDGVISSVVSFASAPSTPSTTSGGLHLSSYSVVSLPGSETTMGLPPLMMPPSTTSSTHGSAPLGNVVSDSPQHLSQTLLYTQTVKQEPLDVSGSYTYPSEMSLDQDSNLGYTASLFLSSSSTGGSLPPTITATVTSALSGTGVHHTLNQAGRGIQEDSVALSSDYRSQDLQLPNSLQVVSRAGEGPVRVVCGDLDMEGKELAKLQTVQMDDDGSDL